From Anopheles darlingi chromosome 2, idAnoDarlMG_H_01, whole genome shotgun sequence, the proteins below share one genomic window:
- the LOC125950917 gene encoding cytosolic carboxypeptidase 6: MNPDACDPLAHTSMYQRAEEDSDDSDGEGGLGNVSRVIVRPPGHSGKAKRGHLCFDAAFETGNLGRVDLVGEFEYDLFLRPDTCNPRYRFWFNFTVDNVKQDQRVIFNIVNINKSRNLFKDGMTPLVKSTSRPKWQRLLRCEVFYYKSPVHQNHYVLSFAFGFDKEDEVYQFALTFPYSYSKMQAYLNALELKFPETFERSSLGMSIQNRKLELVTFDEVKKPDKVDQKNVIHMVVILARIHPGESPSSYVVQGLIEFLAAATQPIAKALREHVVFKIVPMLNPDGVFLGNNRCNVVGHDLNRSWNRLSQYTHPTLSAVMKMLKEYDNSSVRTNGIFWWSLGLLALMYLCMLPRQCYQVDFVIDIHAHSSLTGTFIYGSTYDNVYRYERHLVFPKLFATKCEDFCQEHMMFNADDRKSGTARRNFVEALSDNVNTYTLEVSMCGYYLNGTNILTQYTEDGYMRIGRNLARTFLEYYRFTNILPIPPMEELRPRKGRPRTHRPRARSKTRSEVRVRPKTTRAYAPISYTDLSICYDSATSDEGSPVRYHMYHGHAGAYGGLRMRPHAHQDQFSLSNIQAARFSNLDFTSDYRLKVPKLKTPATAGDQKMPPIEMLTVPPKPHLTIIDFNQLTRGGLEEATAAGGRTIDREKEKIRRHTFKSSSRKA, from the exons ATGAATCCCGACGCGTGTGATCCGTTAGCCCATACTAGCATGTACCAGCGGGCTGAAGAAG ATAGCGATGACAgtgatggagaaggaggactAGGAAATGTGAGCCGGGTCATCGTTAGACCTCCTG GACACAGTGGGAAGGCAAAACGTGGCCACCTGTGTTTCGATGCCGCCTTCGAGACGGGGAACCTGGGCCGGGTGGATCTGGTCGGAGAGTTCGAGTACGATCTGTTCCTGCGACCGGACACGTGCAATCCACGGTACCGGTTCTGGTTCAACTTTACCGTCGACAACGTGAAGCAGGATCAACGGGTGATCTTCAACATCGTCAATATCAACAAAAGCCGTAATCTGTTCAAGGATGGCATGACGCCGTTGGTCAAATCCACCAGCCGACCGAAATGgcaacggttgctgcggtGCGAGGTGTTTTACTACAAATCGCCCGTCCACCAGAACCATTACGTGCTGAGCTTTGCCTTCGGTTTCGACAAGGAGGACGAAGTGTACCAGTTCGCGCTTACCTTTCCCTATTCGTACTCCAAGATGCAGGCGTACCTGAACGCACTGGAGCTCAAATTCCCGGAAACTTTCGAGCGATCTTCCCTCGGAATGAGTATC CAAAACCGTAAGCTAGAGTTGGTCACTTTCGATGAGGTCAAGAAACCGGACAAGGTGGACCAGAAGAACGTGATCCACATGGTGGTTATACTGGCCAGGATACATCCCGGGGAATCGCCGTCCTCGTACGTTGTGCAGGGATTGATCGAGTTTCTGGCGGCGGCCACGCAACCGATCGCAAAAGCTCTGAGAGAGCACGTGGTGTTCAAGATAGTGCCAATGCTTAATCCGGACGGTGTGTTCCTCGGTAACAATCGGTGCAATGTGGTGGGCCACGATCTGAACCGCTCGTGGAACAGACTGTCCCAGTACACCCACCCAACCCTCTCGGCTGtgatgaagatgctgaagGAGTACGATAATTCTAGCGTGAGAACTAATGGCATCTTCTGGTGGTCATTAGGATTACTTGCATTAATGTATCTATGTATGTTACCTCGACAGTGTTATCAGGTGGACTTTGTGATCGACATCCATGCCCATTCGAGCCTGACCGGCACGTTCATCTATGGCAGCACGTACGATAACGTTTACCGATACGAGCGGCATCTCGTCTTCCCGAAACTGTTCGCCACAAAGTGCGAAGACTTTTGCCAGGAACACATGATGTTCAACGCGGACGACCGGAAGTCCGGAACTGCCAGAAGGAATTTTGTGGAGGCGCTTAGTGATAATGTCAACACCTACACTCTGGAGGTGTCCATGTGCGGTTATTATCTGAATGGGACCAACATTTTAACCCAGTACACCGAGGATGGCT ATATGCGGATCGGTAGAAATCTGGCTCGGACCTTTCTCGAGTATTATCGCTTCACGAACATTCTGCCGATACCACCGATGGAAGAACTGAGGCCTAGGAAGGGTCGTCCCCGGACACACCGACCTCGGGCACGTTCGAAAACGCGCAGCGAAGTGCGCGTTCGACCGAAGACGACACGTGCCTATGCACCGATTAGTTATACCGATCTTTCGATCTGTTACGACAGTGCCACCTCGGATGAGGGTTCACCGGTTCGGTATCACATGTACCACGGGCACGCGGGGGCCTACGGTGGGCTTCGGATGCGTCCGCATGCCCATCAGGATCAGTTTTCACTGTCCAATATTCAAGCCGCACGGTTTAGTAATCTCGACTTCACCAGCGACTACCGTCTGAAGGTGCCCAAGCTAAAGACTCCAGCGACCGCCGGTGACCAGAAGATGCCTCCGATTGAGATGTTAACTGTGCCACCGAAGCCTCATCTTACGATTATCGATTTCAATCAGCTAACACGTGGCGGCTTGGAGGAAGCTACTGCCGCCGGTGGCCGTACGATCGaccgggaaaaggaaaagattcGGCGACACACGTTCAAGTCATCATCGAGGAAGGCTTGA
- the LOC125950911 gene encoding histone H3.3A — MARTKQTARKSTGGKAPRKQLATKAARKSAPSTGGVKKPHRYRPGTVALREIRRYQKSTELLIRKLPFQRLVREIAQDFKTDLRFQSAAIGALQEASEAYLVGLFEDTNLCAIHAKRVTIMPKDIQLARRIRGERA; from the exons ATGGCCCGTACAAAGCAGACAGCCCGTAAgtcgaccggaggaaaggctccgcgtaagcagctggccaccaaggCCGCCCGTAAGAGCGCCCCGTCCACCGGTGGTGTtaagaagccgcatcgttaccgtccgggtACGGTCGCTCTGCGTGAAATTCGTCGCTACCAGAAGTCGACTGAGCTGCTGATCCGCAAGCTGCCCTTCCAGCGATTGGTCCGTGAAATTGCTCAGGATTTCAAGACCGATCTGCGTTTCCAGTCGGCCGCTATCGGTGCCCTGCAG GAGGCTAGCGAGGCTTACCTcgtcggtctgttcgaggacaccaatctgtgcgccatccacgccaagcgtgtgACGATTATGCCGAAGGACATCCAGCTGGCACGTCGTATCCGTGGAGAGCGTGCTTAA
- the LOC125950894 gene encoding NADH-cytochrome b5 reductase-like, producing the protein MSSEEIEEQLPECCGSGCTNCVLDLKPDRHQPSVGVSNVFDRTYQRFTCCEITQETEQVFRFRFQLQQERVPGQTLYIPPGCHLLLRAPRHRSNDLADEKLKSWRENHPASCHTRPAPTARIKKYDTKEDDLYLSRPYTPVAHRREDCSFEVLIKMEPDGAMTDYLLSLNVGSVTEWKGVYGEFSWDRNRYRNLVAFTQGVGIAPIYTAFRAILDDEEDETHLTLVACFRDLQSVLLRDRLREMASYWNFRYSIYTSRKSSDAVSTFRSDPIKYKEPIYEQRLDGKDVERLLSSLPSRASDSLLVLLCGTEPFTRFLTGCLEKMGIENCFTFYTVARVHSSLPR; encoded by the coding sequence ATGAGCAGCGAGGAGATTGAGGAGCAGCTACCGGAATGTTGCGGATCTGGATGTACAAACTGTGTGCTGGACCTCAAACCTGATCGTCATCAACCATCAGTTGGCGTCAGTAACGTGTTTGATCGTACGTATCAACGATTCACCTGCTGCGAGATCACACAAGAGACAGAGCAGGTGTTTCGATTCCGGTTTCAGCTGCAACAGGAACGAGTTCCCGGTCAAACACTGTATATACCCCCGGGATGCCATCTGCTGTTACGTGCGCCCCGGCACAGGAGCAACGATCTGGCGGATGAAAAGCTAAAATCATGGCGCGAGAACCATCCCGCATCCTGCCATACCCGGCCGGCGCCTACTGCTCGCATCAAGAAGTACGACACAAAGGAAGACGATCTGTACCTTAGTAGGCCGTACACACCGGTGGCTCATCGACGGGAAGATTGCAGCTTCGAGGTGCTCATAAAAATGGAACCGGACGGCGCTATGACCGATTACCTATTGTCGCTAAACGTCGGAAGTGTTACGGAATGGAAGGGAGTATACGGAGAATTCTCGTGGGATCGTAATCGGTATCGCAATCTGGTGGCCTTCACTCAAGGAGTAGGCATAGCACCCATCTACACCGCGTTCCGAGCGATCCtggatgacgaggaggatgaaaCACACCTAACTTTGGTGGCCTGTTTCCGCGATCTCCAGAGTGTGCTATTGCGCGATCGATTGCGCGAGATGGCCAGCTATTGGAACTTCCGATATTCTATCTACACCTCCAGGAAGAGCAGCGATGCTGTTAGCACCTTCCGTTCGGATCCGATTAAATACAAGGAACCAATTTACGAACAACGGCTGGATGGAAAGGATGTCGAACGTTTATTGAGTAGCCTACCGTCGAGGGCAAGCGATTCCTTGCTCGTACTGCTTTGTGGGACCGAACCATTTACAAGATTCCTCACAGGATGCTTAGAAAAGATGGGAATAGAAAACTGTTTTACATTCTACACCGTGGCCAGAGTGCATTCAAGCCTTCCTCGATGA
- the LOC125950901 gene encoding RNA transcription, translation and transport factor protein-like, whose product MFERYLAALQYTGNQPVNINDLKEFRSLVVWLEDQKIRHYTIENREDLKKVGSADTWNAAYRQYQHDVGMPQELESRQEQLTWLLLHAIRLEYSDKVETYRPHTAASKLGEEKQSTVPEVKSTNPFDSLDFNNAQFAEGARNLADRLGIAYHPDHLVSLRAAGRVIHDCLNKETLKEPLPTGLASALAQLGIGKTATPGGGAKRDDQIIDEATKIFRLLQIQNIRKMQTTINETIVTVQDVTADPKTDSALGKVGV is encoded by the exons ATGTTCGAACGATATCTAGCCGCTCTGCAATACACTGGCAACCAGCCGGTGAACATTAATG ACCTGAAAGAATTCCGCTCCCTCGTCGTCTGGCTGGAAGACCAGAAGATCCGCCACTATACGATTGAAAATCGGGAAGATCTGAAGAAGGTTGGCTCAGCCGATACGTGGAATGCTGCCTACCGACAGTATCAGCACGACGTGGGTATGCCGCAGGAGCTAGAATCGCGCCAGGAGCAACTGActtggttgttgctgcacgCCATCCGACTGGAGTACTCTGATAAGGTGGAAACGTATCGACCACATACTGCAGCGAGCAAGCTGGGCGAGGAAAAGCAATCAACGGTGCCGGAAGTGAAATCGACCAATCCCTTCGACAGTCTCGATTTCAACAACGCACAGTTCGCCGAAGGTGCCCGCAATCTGGCCGACCGGTTGGGAATCGCTTATCATCCGGATCACCTCGTGTCGTTGCGTGCCGCCGGACGGGTGATTCACGATTGCCTCAACAAAGAAACGCTCAAAGAGCCTCTTCCAACCGGTCTGGCGAGTGCGCTTGCACAACTTGGCATAGGAAAAACGGCgacacccggtggtggtgccaagaGAGATGATCAGATTATCGATGAGGCGACCAAAATTTTCCGATTGCTGCAGATACAGAACATACGCAAAATgcaaaccaccatcaacgaGACAATCGTTACCGTGCAAGACGTTACCGCCGACCCGAAGACTGATTCAGCTTTGGGGAAGGTTGGCGTGTGA
- the LOC125950915 gene encoding uncharacterized protein LOC125950915 has product MSDSVVSNRHKDCLPCRLVSGFGVIGMGVYMALQAQKRPNKLGRYTIHAVAIAAGGIGVARLLDVYPFGHSGEK; this is encoded by the exons ATGTCCGATTCCGTCGTTTCCAACCGGCATAAGGATTGTTTGCCTTGCCGGTTGGTCAGTGGATTTGGTGTGATCGGAATGGGCGTCTATATGGCACTGCAGGCACAGAAACGACCAAATAAACTCGGGCGCTACACGATACACGCCGTAGCGATAG cTGCCGGAGGTATCGGAGTGGCACGGTTACTCGACGTATATCCGTTTGGACACAGTGGGGAAAAGTAG
- the LOC125950902 gene encoding RNA transcription, translation and transport factor protein, with protein sequence MFERYLSALQYPRVGQLNIDDPKDFRSFILWLEDQKIRLYPIEGREPLRKINAQDEWDTAYEKYKKDIRLPGHLKTKQEILAWLLLYAIRLEYTDNAEKYRTISGAKKQEEESKKTSVPEIQSTNPFDTYDFTHADFEEGSWKLAERLGITHHPDHLVSLQAAAKVITTSYNKEALKEPVVTGQPFPIDEGHGMGFEKDNDLERGARILRLLQIQHVRKLQTTINETIVAAQNLTADPRTDTKLGKVGNKP encoded by the exons ATGTTTGAACGTTATTTAAGTGCATTACAATATCCCCGAGTAGGGCAACTAAATATTGATG ACCCGAAAGACTTCCGCAGCTTCATCCTGTGGCTGGAGGATCAAAAGATTCGACTATATCCCATCGAAGGCCGAGAACCACTACGGAAGATAAACGCACAGGATGAATGGGACACGGCGTACGAGAAATACAAAAAGGACATTcgcttgccgggccacctgaaGACGAAACAGGAGATTCTGGcctggttgctgctgtacgCGATCCGCCTGGAATACACCGACAATGCAGAAAAGTACCGTACGATTAGTGGGGCCAAAAAACAGGAGGAAGAATCGAAGAAAACTAGCGTGCCGGAAATCCAATCAACCAACCCGTTCGATACGTACGACTTCACGCACGCGGACTTTGAGGAAGGCTCGTGGAAGCTTGCCGAACGATTAGGCATCACACACCATCCGGATCATCTGGTTTCACTGCAAGCTGCTGCCAAGGTGATCACCACATCGTACAACAAGGAAGCTCTCAAGGAACCGGTCGTTACCGGACAACCATTTCCGATCGATGAGGGGCACGGGATGGGATTCGAAAAGGATAACGATCTAGAGCGAGGGGCCCGAATCCTGCGGCTGTTGCAAATACAGCACGTCCGCAAACTgcaaaccaccatcaacgaAACGATTGTGGCCGCACAAAACCTCACTGCCGATCCGCGAACCGACACAAAGCTAGGTAAGGTAGGGAATAAACCGTGA